One genomic region from Leptospira inadai serovar Lyme str. 10 encodes:
- the recD gene encoding exodeoxyribonuclease V subunit alpha, producing MMEESPIVDPEYVMFLSDEMSRLLPEVRKEDLYELNIRLLQALRTGSLGVSENQIRKNFESPFFRSRNGILYYRKTFETLTEVEDSFRDLLSREIPKEQKDGIRNIIKEITENDPLEFQKNGIKITLCGEGEQKEALEAALKSSFFVLTGGPGTGKTTVITSLLRALIRLGYETEKIGLAAPTGRAAQRLKESLENTLNLNRTKNELDQKLLNLPTATIHRLLGYNPKSNSYKFGKDFRLPYDVIVVDEVSMVDLDLMSYLLRALPNRKREKFRFIILGDADQLPSVEAGAILSDIVASISSSSNFFRLSKSHRQEGNASPIFDAAQECIGKNSNVDSLLKSTFAIRTNISLDEIVDSKLSGNEAGFYRIPSNFPKNRNQFLEKYVEHWIQPRLTKLPDPNKESIQLIEYISKNLNHSRILTVLRQGDYGSEGINREINRILIRKGYKRTLTIGNRTYFPGLPIMITKNDTSRGMFNGDTGIILEAKTITGDSELRAIFLLDGMIRDFALDTLPSHEPAFAITVHKSQGSEYDNIFILYPPDPEKSESKNLTSELFRTEILYTALTRAKRRAVLLADDELLGLSLSKKSERTTGFRL from the coding sequence ATGATGGAGGAATCTCCGATCGTTGATCCAGAATATGTAATGTTCCTTTCCGATGAAATGTCTCGCCTGTTACCGGAAGTTAGGAAAGAAGACCTGTACGAATTGAACATCCGTTTATTGCAAGCGTTGAGAACCGGTAGTTTAGGCGTATCCGAAAATCAAATCCGGAAGAATTTCGAATCCCCTTTTTTTCGATCTCGCAACGGAATTTTATATTACAGGAAAACTTTTGAAACTTTAACCGAAGTCGAAGACTCCTTCCGAGATCTGTTATCTCGCGAAATTCCGAAGGAGCAAAAGGACGGAATTCGGAATATTATTAAAGAAATCACCGAAAATGATCCGCTGGAATTTCAAAAAAACGGAATTAAAATAACTCTTTGCGGCGAAGGAGAGCAAAAGGAAGCGTTAGAGGCCGCGCTTAAATCCTCTTTTTTCGTACTGACTGGAGGTCCTGGAACGGGAAAAACAACTGTGATTACGAGTCTTTTGCGAGCGCTGATCCGCTTAGGTTATGAAACCGAAAAAATCGGTTTAGCCGCACCGACTGGCCGGGCAGCTCAAAGACTAAAAGAATCTCTGGAAAATACTTTAAACCTGAATCGAACCAAAAACGAATTGGATCAAAAACTTCTAAATTTACCGACGGCAACGATCCATCGGCTCCTAGGTTATAATCCTAAGAGTAATTCTTATAAATTCGGAAAAGATTTTCGACTACCTTATGACGTTATCGTGGTCGATGAAGTTTCGATGGTCGATCTGGATTTGATGTCCTATTTGCTGAGAGCCCTACCGAATCGTAAACGGGAGAAATTCAGGTTCATTATTCTAGGAGATGCGGATCAATTACCGAGCGTGGAAGCGGGCGCAATATTATCGGATATAGTCGCATCGATTTCCTCTTCTTCTAATTTCTTTCGCCTAAGTAAAAGCCATCGACAGGAAGGAAATGCGTCTCCGATTTTCGACGCCGCTCAAGAGTGTATCGGCAAGAACTCGAATGTCGATTCTCTCTTAAAATCCACGTTTGCAATCAGAACGAATATTTCCCTAGACGAAATAGTAGATTCGAAATTATCCGGAAATGAAGCCGGATTTTATCGGATTCCATCGAATTTTCCCAAGAATCGAAATCAGTTTTTGGAAAAGTATGTAGAGCATTGGATTCAGCCTAGATTGACAAAACTTCCGGATCCGAACAAAGAAAGCATTCAATTAATTGAATATATTTCGAAGAATTTAAATCATTCCAGAATACTTACCGTTCTTAGGCAAGGAGATTATGGAAGCGAGGGAATCAATCGAGAGATCAATCGGATCCTAATAAGGAAAGGATATAAAAGAACTTTGACGATCGGGAACCGCACCTATTTCCCGGGACTTCCGATCATGATCACGAAGAATGATACTTCAAGGGGAATGTTCAACGGCGACACCGGGATTATTTTAGAAGCTAAAACAATTACAGGAGACTCCGAGCTACGCGCGATATTTCTGTTGGATGGAATGATTCGGGATTTTGCTTTGGATACCCTACCCTCGCACGAACCTGCGTTTGCAATTACGGTGCATAAGTCCCAAGGTTCGGAATATGATAATATATTTATTCTTTATCCTCCGGACCCTGAAAAATCGGAGAGCAAGAATTTGACTAGCGAGCTATTCAGGACGGAAATCCTTTATACCGCTTTAACTCGCGCAAAGCGAAGAGCCGTCTTACTGGCAGACGACGAATTATTAGGTTTATCCCTAAGCAAAAAGTCGGAAAGGACTACCGGGTTTCGACTTTAG
- a CDS encoding tetratricopeptide repeat protein — MNYIVKLLSYFFLFSFFWSCSDDSSKLHESYKQALAQFQSKQLTESKFSFEKLYREHPDYLLVRLMLAKTYFFSNNLKMALKLFEEDYSKNPTRIESAIWMYRTKYIVGEDPNSIVLGLDKIISDDPNNIEAWILRGRIYEKLGRLDHAIESYRNVVKNDERLGFAHFRLSELLRVASSEQRDAELIKAKVLGFDPELEKKRTVSGTAANAKHEK, encoded by the coding sequence GTGAACTATATAGTGAAACTCTTATCTTACTTTTTCCTATTTTCCTTTTTTTGGAGCTGTTCAGATGATTCAAGTAAGTTACACGAAAGTTATAAACAGGCACTAGCTCAATTCCAATCTAAACAGTTGACTGAATCCAAATTTTCCTTTGAGAAACTTTATAGAGAACATCCGGATTATTTGCTTGTTAGGCTGATGCTCGCAAAAACGTATTTCTTTTCAAATAATCTCAAAATGGCTTTGAAACTATTTGAGGAGGATTACTCTAAAAACCCAACTCGAATTGAATCGGCAATCTGGATGTATCGGACGAAATATATAGTAGGCGAAGATCCGAATTCTATTGTACTCGGCCTTGATAAAATAATTTCGGATGATCCCAATAATATCGAAGCCTGGATTTTACGCGGACGGATTTACGAAAAATTAGGTCGTCTTGATCATGCAATTGAAAGCTATCGAAACGTTGTAAAAAATGATGAACGTCTCGGATTTGCTCATTTCAGGTTATCGGAATTGCTTCGAGTAGCTTCTTCCGAACAAAGAGATGCGGAGCTAATAAAGGCGAAAGTATTAGGATTTGATCCGGAATTAGAAAAGAAGCGAACAGTTTCAGGCACTGCTGCAAACGCTAAACATGAAAAGTAG
- a CDS encoding dolichyl-phosphate-mannose-protein mannosyltransferase, producing MTVQFLQKLFSKIITLFLFSIIVTALFRFLNSEQSNIINASIQAMSVDPPLVTKWIYRDSFYFLLGYGVWISLILVTLKFLSKFNLLFDDKIVTTALVLISISMALMLRDIPDVFYDSRKRNVIIAFLVIFSIALVFKGSFIQELSRRVARILNEKYAILVGLIVLLGLLQRLLALQFDDGLLQSGDDPKTFYESAINLYENGIRPNLGFSPGMSYFLFACFKIFEIGQLIPKILLALIGMLGLFCSIETARIFIKSKFAGIAAGVFYLTSSHYVSFSNQLWNENLFNPLFSIFIYINLVALRKSGIKYIILQILITVFAGICFSLLRSWFPLVFLVFLAGYCFESRNGNILRKAQLILIALLFCFSYLSPRFLGGQDDGLIATNNSQVNFVIGNNPYSQGTYTRHWVTFVAESKLDVNSKEMANYLVQIYKKNPELVFTNLYKKLMLWFVGAGGPRPLGNYYQHPLLISQYFYRISISLLLLVGLIRLIKYKKFILPSAYLSILLVHLVFFVDYRFTLTAMPIQAVLVPFGIIVMANIIKKKIAT from the coding sequence GTGACAGTTCAATTCCTTCAAAAATTATTTTCCAAAATCATAACGCTATTTTTATTTTCCATTATAGTTACAGCGCTCTTCAGGTTTTTGAATTCAGAGCAATCAAATATTATAAATGCAAGTATTCAGGCAATGAGCGTCGATCCACCCTTGGTTACAAAATGGATTTACCGAGATTCATTTTATTTTCTACTGGGTTATGGAGTTTGGATCAGTCTTATTCTTGTTACTCTTAAATTTCTAAGCAAATTCAATCTGCTATTCGACGATAAAATAGTAACGACGGCGTTGGTGCTCATTTCTATAAGTATGGCTTTAATGCTTCGTGATATACCCGACGTTTTTTATGATTCGCGTAAAAGGAACGTTATTATCGCTTTCCTTGTAATATTTTCGATTGCTTTGGTATTTAAGGGAAGTTTTATCCAAGAATTAAGCCGCCGAGTAGCCAGAATACTGAATGAAAAATATGCGATTCTTGTGGGTTTAATAGTTTTATTAGGTCTCCTGCAAAGATTACTTGCTTTGCAATTTGATGATGGGTTATTACAGAGCGGAGATGATCCTAAAACTTTTTATGAGTCGGCAATTAATCTCTACGAAAATGGAATTAGACCCAATTTAGGATTTAGCCCAGGTATGAGCTATTTCCTTTTTGCCTGCTTTAAAATTTTCGAAATCGGTCAGTTAATTCCCAAAATACTTTTGGCATTGATCGGCATGCTTGGGCTATTTTGTTCGATCGAGACAGCAAGAATATTTATTAAATCTAAATTTGCAGGCATAGCAGCGGGCGTATTTTACCTTACCTCAAGTCATTATGTTTCTTTTTCAAATCAGCTATGGAACGAAAATTTATTTAATCCTCTATTCTCGATATTCATTTACATAAATCTGGTGGCACTCCGTAAGAGCGGTATAAAATATATTATATTACAAATTCTAATTACGGTCTTCGCTGGTATTTGTTTTTCATTACTTAGAAGTTGGTTTCCCTTAGTGTTCTTGGTATTTTTGGCTGGCTATTGCTTCGAATCTCGTAACGGAAACATTCTTAGAAAAGCCCAACTTATCTTGATCGCGCTATTATTTTGCTTCTCTTACTTATCTCCACGATTTCTCGGAGGACAAGACGACGGCCTGATTGCTACGAATAACTCTCAAGTGAATTTCGTGATCGGAAATAATCCGTATTCGCAAGGAACATATACTCGACATTGGGTTACGTTTGTAGCGGAGTCTAAGTTGGACGTAAATAGCAAGGAGATGGCTAATTACCTCGTGCAAATATATAAAAAGAATCCGGAATTAGTTTTTACAAACCTATATAAAAAGCTTATGCTATGGTTTGTAGGGGCTGGAGGCCCACGGCCGCTCGGAAATTATTATCAACATCCCTTGCTGATTTCTCAATATTTCTATAGGATCTCGATCAGTTTGCTTTTGCTAGTGGGTTTAATTCGACTAATCAAATATAAAAAATTTATACTTCCTTCGGCTTATTTATCCATTCTACTTGTTCATTTAGTTTTTTTTGTGGATTATCGATTTACTCTTACTGCCATGCCAATTCAAGCGGTGTTAGTTCCCTTTGGAATAATAGTTATGGCGAATATTATTAAAAAGAAAATAGCGACTTAA